One window of Salmo salar chromosome ssa11, Ssal_v3.1, whole genome shotgun sequence genomic DNA carries:
- the LOC106562136 gene encoding ubiquitin-conjugating enzyme E2 Q2 isoform X2: MSVSGLKAELKFLESIFDPNHERFRIIDWKPDELNCQFNVTGEKLLIIHCNITESYPSTPPIWFVDSDDPSLTQVLERLEDVRKGSTLLLQQLKRLICDLCRLYNLPQHPDVEMLDQPLPAGPVGQDRKHGVTDEVTSEEEEEEEMGEDIEDLDHYEMKEEEPVDGKKSEDDGIEKENLAILEKIRKNQRQDHLNGAVSGSVQASDRLMKELREIYRSQSYKMGIYSVELVNDSLYEWHVKLRTVDPDSPLHSDLQVLKEKEGMDYILLNFSYKDNFPFDPPFVRVASPVLSGGYVLGGGALCMELLTKQGWSSAYSIESVIMQINATLVKGKARVQFGANKNQYNLARAQQSYKSLVQIHEKNGWYTPPKEDG; the protein is encoded by the exons ATGTCGGTTTCGGGGCTGAAGGCCGAACTGAAGTTTCTGGAGTCCATTTTTGATCCAAACCACGAACGCTTCCGAATTATTGACTGGAAACCGGATGAGCTAAACTGTCAGTTTAATGTGACTGGAGAAAAACTGTTAATTATACATTGCAACATTACG GAGTCGTACCCCTCCACACCTCCAATCTGGTTTGTGGACTCTGATGACCCGAGCCTGACACAAGTTTTGGAACGCCTTGAGGATGTCAGAAAGGGCAGCACCCTG CTCCTACAGCAGCTAAAGCGGCTCATCTGTGACCTCTGTCGGCTGTACAACCTGCCCCAGCATCCAGATGTAGAGATGCTGGACCAGCCCCTCCCTGCCGGCCCTGTAGGACAAGACCGAAAG CATGGGGTCACAGACGAGGTCACGtccgaagaggaggaagaagaggaaatgGGAGAG GACATTGAAGACCTGGACCACTATGAGATGAAAGAGGAGGAGCCAGTGGATGGGAAGAAGTCTGAGGATGACGGCATCGAGAAGGAGAACCTGGCCATCCTGGAGAAGATCCGCAAGAACCAGAGGCAGGACCACTTGAAC ggtgcaGTGTCTGGTTCAGTGCAGGCCTCAGACCGCCTCATGAAGGAGCTCCGGGAGATATACCGGTCCCAGAGTTACAAGATGG GTATCTATTCAGTGGAGCTGGTCAATGACAGCCTGTATGAATGGCACGTCAAGCTGAGGAC CGTAGATCCAGATAGTCCTCTACACAGTGACCTGCAGGTTTTAAAGGAAAAGGAGGGAATGGATTACATTCTGCTCAACTTCTCATATAAA GATAATTTCCCCTTTGATCCACCGTTTGTACGGGTGGCTTCTCCTGTGCTGTCTGGAGG TTATGTTCTTGGAGGGGGTGCCCTGTGCATGGAGCTTCTCACAAAACAG GGCTGGAGCAGTGCCTATTCCATAGAGTCTGTAATCATGCAGATCAACGCCACTTTAGTCAAGGGAAAAGCCAGAGTGCAGTTTGGAGCCAATAAG AACCAATACAATCTTGCCAGAGCACAGCAGTCATACAAATCCCTGGTCCAGATCCATGAAAAGAATG
- the LOC106562136 gene encoding ubiquitin-conjugating enzyme E2 Q2 isoform X1, producing the protein MSVSGLKAELKFLESIFDPNHERFRIIDWKPDELNCQFNVTGEKLLIIHCNITESYPSTPPIWFVDSDDPSLTQVLERLEDVRKGSTLLLQQLKRLICDLCRLYNLPQHPDVEMLDQPLPAGPVGQDRKHGVTDEVTSEEEEEEEMGEDIEDLDHYEMKEEEPVDGKKSEDDGIEKENLAILEKIRKNQRQDHLNVSAHLGAVSGSVQASDRLMKELREIYRSQSYKMGIYSVELVNDSLYEWHVKLRTVDPDSPLHSDLQVLKEKEGMDYILLNFSYKDNFPFDPPFVRVASPVLSGGYVLGGGALCMELLTKQGWSSAYSIESVIMQINATLVKGKARVQFGANKNQYNLARAQQSYKSLVQIHEKNGWYTPPKEDG; encoded by the exons ATGTCGGTTTCGGGGCTGAAGGCCGAACTGAAGTTTCTGGAGTCCATTTTTGATCCAAACCACGAACGCTTCCGAATTATTGACTGGAAACCGGATGAGCTAAACTGTCAGTTTAATGTGACTGGAGAAAAACTGTTAATTATACATTGCAACATTACG GAGTCGTACCCCTCCACACCTCCAATCTGGTTTGTGGACTCTGATGACCCGAGCCTGACACAAGTTTTGGAACGCCTTGAGGATGTCAGAAAGGGCAGCACCCTG CTCCTACAGCAGCTAAAGCGGCTCATCTGTGACCTCTGTCGGCTGTACAACCTGCCCCAGCATCCAGATGTAGAGATGCTGGACCAGCCCCTCCCTGCCGGCCCTGTAGGACAAGACCGAAAG CATGGGGTCACAGACGAGGTCACGtccgaagaggaggaagaagaggaaatgGGAGAG GACATTGAAGACCTGGACCACTATGAGATGAAAGAGGAGGAGCCAGTGGATGGGAAGAAGTCTGAGGATGACGGCATCGAGAAGGAGAACCTGGCCATCCTGGAGAAGATCCGCAAGAACCAGAGGCAGGACCACTTGAACGTAAGTGCTCATTTG ggtgcaGTGTCTGGTTCAGTGCAGGCCTCAGACCGCCTCATGAAGGAGCTCCGGGAGATATACCGGTCCCAGAGTTACAAGATGG GTATCTATTCAGTGGAGCTGGTCAATGACAGCCTGTATGAATGGCACGTCAAGCTGAGGAC CGTAGATCCAGATAGTCCTCTACACAGTGACCTGCAGGTTTTAAAGGAAAAGGAGGGAATGGATTACATTCTGCTCAACTTCTCATATAAA GATAATTTCCCCTTTGATCCACCGTTTGTACGGGTGGCTTCTCCTGTGCTGTCTGGAGG TTATGTTCTTGGAGGGGGTGCCCTGTGCATGGAGCTTCTCACAAAACAG GGCTGGAGCAGTGCCTATTCCATAGAGTCTGTAATCATGCAGATCAACGCCACTTTAGTCAAGGGAAAAGCCAGAGTGCAGTTTGGAGCCAATAAG AACCAATACAATCTTGCCAGAGCACAGCAGTCATACAAATCCCTGGTCCAGATCCATGAAAAGAATG